AGAGTGCCCTGAGGGTGTTGACCTCCAGAGACATGGGTTTGATCTTATTACGCATCTCACGCTTTCGCTTGCAGAGGCCATAACTGGGTTTAGCAAGACTCTAACCAAGACTCTTGACGGCAGGATTCTGCAGCTACAAATCCCACCAGGAAAAGTTATCAGACCAGGAAATATCATACAGATACCACATGAAGGTTGGCCTATAGATACCACAACGTCTGGTGATCTATACGTGGTTGTACATATCGAGTTCCCTCCAGATAATTGGTTCAGCGAAAGATCAGACCTAACGCAAGTGAAAAACGTACTACCTGGTGAAACAAACAACAACGCAGCTGTGGAAGACGATCCAGGCAATACAGAAACTGTAACTAATATCAATATTGTCGAAGAGATACCAGATCCATCACAGGATGACCGATTCCGCTCTAGGGATGATGATAAGGCTAATGATTTCCCAGGTTGCGCCCAGCAGTAAGCAAAATCAGTTCATTTCTCATGTATATAGTTTATAAAGAACAGTATTTAAGTACAGTAATGCAACGttaatctttcaaaagatcatTTAAATCACTCGCATCTAGACCTTCCCCACAGTAACTAGGTTGAATCTCGAATGTGTCATATTGCGGTAACATTTCTCGTTGTTTAACAGTGAGATTCTCTCTCTCAATATTTTCGTCATCTCCTGCGCTACCGATCTCTTCAAGTTGTAGAAATCCATCTTGCTTATCATCATCGCTATCGGAATAATCATCCTCTATGAGATATGGAGACCTAAACGTTTTAAGCTTATCATAATCCTCTTGTGCGAGTGACAGGTGGCCCTCGGGTATATAAGGGAGGGGTTCATGCCTTTGAGGTCCATATTCTATTTCTCTATCCTCCCaatcatcctcatccttCTTGGAATCTCGTACTAGGTGTAGTAATCCACTCTTATCAAATAGTCcaccaacttcttcaccttcctCATCGGATCGATCGATAGCGTTGTGTAATTTTAATCTTAGAATATggtcttcatcctcatcgtcattctcatcttctCCTTGCTCTCCTACTTGATCCACATCCTTCAGCACCAAGCTTTTCATCTTGGGCAGAGCATTGTAACCCAACACAGATCCATATTTTTTAAGCCTCCTAGGGTTAGTGAGCAACTGGCCATCTACAACATTAGCATTTCGCTTCTTCGACTGACTTAAGTTCCTTTTTAACGATGGCTGCTGTTGCAGTTTTTGTAGCTGGGGCAGAAACCCAGTGGATCGATTGTTATCCTTAGAAGCCAACGGTGGTCTTCCCTGCTGTACTCTCCTTGATGGAGAAGCTCTCTTCACTGGTGCATCACAATCCCGGTATGTCAAATTCGAGGGGTTCTCTTCTCCAGAAGGTTTCATCATAGCAGACTGacttctcttcaacaagtgTGCCGGCGTCTGAGGAAAAGACACACCGCCGCTTTCAGGCAAATTCAGCACCAGATCGTTCTCCTTGTTCTCGTTAATAGGCATTATGAGTTCCTCAAGACAGCCAATGGCTAGTTTGGTCTAAACCTTTCAATTATTTGTTTGTTTACTGTTGTGCGTTCTCTTTGATCCCTCGCGCAAGCACAAAAGATGCCCATGATGAAAGGGCAAACTTCAAAAGCCAAAAGGATTCTAAGCACTCATCCAAGTAACTTAATATACTTCTCGTTGAAAAGCTGCACATTGGATTGAgatttcatttttttgttTGAAGTCAAACTGGCTCTATGTCAGCTCTaaggtttgaagaaatctgaaGATCTGAAATTGCGGAGAGAACGGCCTGATGACCCAGCAACTTGTACAACCGTTGCTGAAAGCATTAGAAAAATTGCCATTGCATAGTAAAACATTGGATTTGCTAGCATGCAAGCTAAAAGGTGATGAATTAAAAACGGTCATTATACCACTAGCGAAGCTCGTTTCTAATTTAGAAAGCTCACGAGCGGAAACTCAGCGCATCAAGGCTCTAGAATCAATCATATACCATACACATTTTGTTTGGGGTAGCCCCCTACCTGTCCATTTGAAAATGTTTCAGTCTCATTACACAGATATGCTCATGCACTGGCCCTACGAAAGACACAGGTCCATTCTGAACATGGAAAAGCCAAGATCTACTTCTCTGCGATACCGCTGGGAGGATAGCAGTAAGACTGTGCTATCAATGGCTGAGTACTCGAAAAATCCGTGGATTGAAGACAATATCTTGAGCAAAAAGCTGACGATTATACAGAGAGATTTACTATTCCACTCGGTTTTCAGTCACtacctcttcttgaagGCAAATCCTCGACTCTGTAATAATGGC
Above is a window of Torulaspora delbrueckii CBS 1146 chromosome 6, complete genome DNA encoding:
- the PDS1 gene encoding securin (similar to Saccharomyces cerevisiae PDS1 (YDR113C); ancestral locus Anc_8.265), which translates into the protein MPINENKENDLVLNLPESGGVSFPQTPAHLLKRSQSAMMKPSGEENPSNLTYRDCDAPVKRASPSRRVQQGRPPLASKDNNRSTGFLPQLQKLQQQPSLKRNLSQSKKRNANVVDGQLLTNPRRLKKYGSVLGYNALPKMKSLVLKDVDQVGEQGEDENDDEDEDHILRLKLHNAIDRSDEEGEEVGGLFDKSGLLHLVRDSKKDEDDWEDREIEYGPQRHEPLPYIPEGHLSLAQEDYDKLKTFRSPYLIEDDYSDSDDDKQDGFLQLEEIGSAGDDENIERENLTVKQREMLPQYDTFEIQPSYCGEGLDASDLNDLLKD
- the GEP5 gene encoding Gep5p (similar to Saccharomyces cerevisiae YLR091W; ancestral locus Anc_8.266), encoding MTQQLVQPLLKALEKLPLHSKTLDLLACKLKGDELKTVIIPLAKLVSNLESSRAETQRIKALESIIYHTHFVWGSPLPVHLKMFQSHYTDMLMHWPYERHRSILNMEKPRSTSLRYRWEDSSKTVLSMAEYSKNPWIEDNILSKKLTIIQRDLLFHSVFSHYLFLKANPRLCNNGRNLPIPIVEIPMRPLGNDIAVSRIKNLFKSKVAHTYRILAIENPVLSRGSENILSEIISDASSRKQRRLYQASCKRAYVMEYDDGEHGNELSLPHFRPSSLLLNI